TTGAAGCGCCCGGGCAGCGGGACTCGCAGCTCCAGGCCGTCGACGTCGACGACGCTGCCGGCCGGACCGGCCTGGACGCGCGACGGGCGCAGGTCGGCGTCGGCGTCCAGGGCGACCGTGACGAGCGCCGGACCGTCGAGCTCGCGGGCCAGCCGCGCCCCGTGGCCGTCGTCGACGTTGACCACCGCGGTGCGCGGTCCCGCCTCGAACAGCCGGCGCTTGGCGCGGAAGTACGCCTCCATGTCCGGGTGGAAGTCGAGGTGGTCCTGGGACAGGTTGGTGAACACGGCGACGTCCCAGTCGATCGCGTCGGCGCGGTGCAGCTCCAGCGCGTGCGAGGAGACCTCCATGGCGCAGGCGCGGTCGCCGGCGTCGACCATCGCCCGGAACTGGCGCTGGAGGTCGATCGCCTCGGGCGTCGTGCGCACCGCGGCGGTCTCGACCCCGCCGACGACCTGGGTCACGGTGCCGAGCAGGCCCGTCCGCAGGCCGGCCGCCTCGAGCAGCGCGCGGACGAGGTAGGCCGTCGTCGTCTTGCCGTTGGTCCCGGTGACGCCGCACATGCGCAGCTCGCGCGTCGGGTCCCCCGCGAGCCGGGCCGCAGCCGCGGCCATCGCCACGCGGACGTCGTCGACCACGACCTCGGGCACCCCGAGCCCGAGCGGGCGCTGCACGAGCAGCGCGACCGCCCCCCGCGCGACCGCGTCGGACGCGAAGTCGTGGCCGTCGCGCATGAAGCCGGGGACGGCGCAGAAGACCGTCCCGGGGCCGACCTGGCGGTTGTCGTAGGCCAGCGCGGTGACCTCGGCGCCCGGGAGGCCCGGGTCGTCGAAGAGCTCGGCCAGCAGCACGGGCGGGACGGTATCGGCCCCGCCTGCCGTCAGCGCGCTAGCGCGGCTCGATGCCCAGGTAGGGCAGCGCGAAGGCGGCGATCCGCCCGAACGCCGGGGCCGCGACCTCGCCGCCGTAGATCGCGCCGTGCGGCTCGTCGACCATGACGCTGATGAGCAGCTTCGGACGGTTCGTCGGCGCGAAGCCCACGAAGGACGCGATGTAGTTGGCCTTCGAGTACTCGCCGGTGGCGGCGTCGACCTTGTTGGCCGTGCCGGTCTTGCCCGCGAGGTCGTAGCCCGGGATGTGGACCTCGGACGCGGTGCCGCCCGGGGCGAAGACGCCCTTGAGCATCCCGCGCAGGGCCGCGGCGGTGTTCTGGGAGATCACGCGCTTGCCGCGCGGCGCCGCGACGGGCTCGCCGCCGATCGAGCGGACCATCCGCGGCGTGCGCAGGACGCCGCCGTTGGCGATCGCCGCGTAGGCCTGGGCCATCTGCATCGGCGTGACCGACTGGCCCTGGCCGATCGGCAGGTTGCCCATGGTCGAGCCGGAGTAGTTCTTCAGCAGCGGCAGGATGCCCCGCTCCTCGCCGGGCAGCGCGACGCCGGTGGGCCTGCCGAAGCCGAACTTGCGCATCCAGTGGTCGAAGCGCTTGTCGCCGAGCGCCATGCCGACCTTGATCGCGCCGACGTTCGAGGACTG
The DNA window shown above is from Conexibacter sp. SYSU D00693 and carries:
- a CDS encoding UDP-N-acetylmuramoyl-L-alanyl-D-glutamate--2,6-diaminopimelate ligase: MLLAELFDDPGLPGAEVTALAYDNRQVGPGTVFCAVPGFMRDGHDFASDAVARGAVALLVQRPLGLGVPEVVVDDVRVAMAAAAARLAGDPTRELRMCGVTGTNGKTTTAYLVRALLEAAGLRTGLLGTVTQVVGGVETAAVRTTPEAIDLQRQFRAMVDAGDRACAMEVSSHALELHRADAIDWDVAVFTNLSQDHLDFHPDMEAYFRAKRRLFEAGPRTAVVNVDDGHGARLARELDGPALVTVALDADADLRPSRVQAGPAGSVVDVDGLELRVPLPGRFNVLNALGAVAAARALGVDDATIAAALPTARTAPGRFEPVDEGQRFAVLVDYAHTPEALDNVLVAARELTSGRVLVVFGAGGDRDRAKRPLMGAAAAAHADVVVVTSDNPRSEEPRAIIDEVLAGTTGARGEVVAVEDRREAIGHAVAAARDGDVVVVAGKGHEQGQELAGGVKVPFDDVQVAREALRARLVA